A part of Aegilops tauschii subsp. strangulata cultivar AL8/78 chromosome 2, Aet v6.0, whole genome shotgun sequence genomic DNA contains:
- the LOC120974136 gene encoding uncharacterized protein, which produces MVEIFDPSKGRFIVQDLVGEVSLGAVDVECILALENHGLSAEGILGEDVKDRVPPQFLSKTTGNIVIDDLIVDITKNKSADDDFLRRIVLVLLGTVLAPMSSKTVPKQYYALVDDVKRISKINWNAFTLRVLLDCLRNVRKGKHLRQWPRGYLALLQYLYWEKVQPLEGECAFNPSLSMEPLMRNWTEAAASRRDKFDYDHGRGRGNIKIEDNITKEYRAQERKVPEPEKPKMKPAVGAAKKSKLASNADEMMNLIMKRCMDYIRSQMKEIPEQVAERLLEKLNQNGVMYKPAAAAASGKNDADLEVDSFENEPVIDLTQPDEPVVNQNNDDEEKTPAKLNVDKTTKPTDECGATPENPWIVALFSDNDMEGSVKDDLTLELIDAAVAFVEAAARSEKNMTKRVYYNERGTSVTVESIRPIIDAYQTHLALRVGHDRHLCPAWRSNYLVDRAKARYNPKPSNYNMDSALSRAGAVRRVLDEYTVCDKSFIPLNVGNTHWITVVMHNLKKEFRVFDSLYALEFSLDTVKALRLAIAIDMEEANRITPGKYPDVTKWPIIPQIDMPLQEDGNSCGLFVIEVIECWDGDRWTADFTQGTVNARRRRLVAELVLSPTNTLECVKNKIRDIAKKSKA; this is translated from the exons ATGGTTGAGATTTTTGATCCTAGCAAGGGCAGATTCATTGTACAAGACTTGGTTGGCGAAGTGTCTCTCGGTGCCGTGGATGTTGAGTGCATCTTGGCCTTGGAGAACCACGGACTGTCGGCAGAAGGTATTCTCGGTGAGGATGTTAAAGATCGAGTGCCGCCTCAATTCCTGAGCAAGACCACAGGTAACATAGTCATCGATGATCTGATTGTGGACATCACAAAAAATAAATCCGCCGACGACGATTTCCTTCGGAGAATTGTCCTCGTGTTGCTTGGAACAGTTCTTGCTCCCATGTCAAGCAAGACTGTACCAAAGCAATATTACGCATTGGTGGACGATGTGAAGCGTATATCCAAGATTAATTGGAATGCATTCACCCTCCGGGTTCTGCTGGACTGCCTTCGCAACGTGAGGAAAGGCAAACACCTCCGCCAATGGCCGAGAGGGTACTTAGCTCTCCTGCAG TACCTGTACTGGGAGAAGGTTCAGCCTCTGGAAGGTGAATGTGCATTCAATCCTAGCTTGTCCATGGAACCTCTAATGAGGAATTGGACTGAAGCTGCAGCCTCAAGGAGAGACAAGTTTGATTATGACCACGGCCGTGGCCGTGGTAACATCAAG ATTGAAGACAACATAACCAAGGAGTATAGGGCGCAGGAGCGCAAAGTACCCGAACCAGAAAAGCCAAAAATGAAGCCCGCCGTTGGTGCGGCAAAGAAGTCCAAGTTAGCCTCAAACGCGGACGAGATGATGAACCTCATCATGAAGCGGTGTATGGATTACATACGCAGCCAAATGAAGGAAATACCGGAACAAGTAGCCGAG AGATTGTTAGAGAAGTTGAACCAAAATGGTGTGATGTACAAGCCAGCGGCTGCTGCGGCTTCCGGCAAGAACGATGCCGACCTAGAAGTGGATTCCTTTGAGAATG AGCCGGTGATTGATTTGACACAGCCTGACGAGCCTGTTGTAAACCAGAACAACGATGATGAGGAA AAAACACCTGCCAAGTTAAATGTTGACAAGACAACGAAGCCTACTGATGAGTGCGGCGCAACACCGGAGAACCCTTGGATTGTAG CTCTGTTTAGTGACAATGACATGGAAGGCTCTGTTAAGGACGATTTGACACTGGAACTCATCGATGCTGCTGTTGCGTTTGTGGAGGCAGCTGCTCGGTCTGAGAAGAATATGACAAAAAGAGTTTACTACAATGAACGTGGCACCTCTGTGACTGTGGAGAGTATACGACCG ATTATCGATGCTTATCAGACACATTTGGCTCTGCGCGTTGGTCATGATCGGCACCTCTGTCCAGCCTGGAGGTCCAACTACCTTGTTGATCGTGCTAAGGCACGATACAACCCTAAACCGTCGAACTACAACATGGATAGTGCGCTGAGCAGAGCTGGAGCAGTACGTAGGGTTCTGGACGAGTATACCGTCTGTGATAAG TCGTTTATCCCGTTGAACGTCGGCAATACACACTGGATCACCGTGGTGATGCACAACCTCAAGAAAGAATTCCGAGTTTTTGATTCGCTCTATGCTCTCGAGTTCTCTCTCGACACTGTGAAAGCACTG CGACTAGCAATAGCAATTGATATGGAAGAGGCAAACCGTATTACACCTGGCAAATATCCAGATGTCACTAAGTGGCCTATCATACCTCAGATCGACATGCCACTACAAGAGGACGG GAACTCTTGTGGCCTTTTTGTGATTGAAGTTATAGAGTGTTGGGACGGGGACCGATGGACCGCCGATTTTACCCAG GGCACGGTTAATGCAAGGAGAAGGCGTCTCGTCGCCGAGTTGGTTCTCTCACCTACCAACACGCTCGAATGTGTGAAGAACAAAATCCGCGACATCGCAAAGAAAAGCAAGGCGTGA
- the LOC109759872 gene encoding brassinosteroid-responsive RING protein 1: MGFPVGYSELLLPKQLLHLLLLLGYLRRFLLWAFDAVGLGDLLDLGDEHLAQEHARADHAAAAHHALLLQHRRPEFRPVTAMVIEEVLPVVRFDELEAAACVDGDCAVCLSGIGGGDEVRRLSNCRHAFHRGCLDRWMEHDQRTCPLCRALLIPDEMAGALWATAAGVPDASDFDFFYLGASAPATPTLLRPHELLLTGLGGYQ, translated from the coding sequence ATGGGCTTCCCGGTCGGCTACTCCGAGCTGCTGCTCCCCAAGCAGCtgctccacctcctcctcctgctcggCTACCTCCGCCGCTTCCTCCTCTGGGCCTTCGACGCCGTCGGCCTCGGCGACCTGCTGGATCTCGGGGACGAGCACCTGGCGCAGGAGCACGCGCGCGCCGACCACGCCGCCGCGGCGCACCACGCGCTGCTGCTGCAGCACCGCCGGCCCGAGTTCCGGCCCGTGACGGCCATGGTCATCGAGGAGGTGCTCCCCGTGGTGCGGTTCGACGAGCTGGAGGCCGCGGCGTGCGTCGACGGGGACTGCGCCGTGTGCCTCAGCGGcatcggcggcggcgacgaggtgcGGCGGCTCAGCAACTGCCGCCACGCCTTCCACCGGGGGTGCCTGGACCGCTGGATGGAGCACGACCAGCGCACCTGCCCGCTCTGCCGCGCCCTGCTCATCCCCGACGAGATGGCCGGCGCTCTCTGGGCCACCGCCGCCGGCGTGCCCGACGCCTCCGACTTCGACTTCTTCTACCTGGGCGCCTCGGCGCCAGCCACCCCGACGCTGCTGCGGCCGCACGAGCTGCTGCTCACCGGCCTCGGCGGCTACCAGTGA